One segment of Haloplanus natans DSM 17983 DNA contains the following:
- a CDS encoding PrkA family serine protein kinase, with amino-acid sequence MTDYIRAGDEELSGAYEEPMSLEAYVERVLSNPSIASHAPKYLLEAIESMGTRTVIEEGEERERYRFFDDPANDGEHAILGNTAVLNGFVDDLRTIAADRGKREKIIWFDGPTATGKSELKRCLINGLREYSKTDAGRRYTVEWNVASATEDRGLSYGDGIDREDDWYESPVQSHPLSVFPEGVRSSLLDDLNEADQLPTRVEADLDPFCREAYDLLEERYRRNGGTNLFSSLTDPRHLRVKNYVVDVGKGIGVLHSEDDGSPKERLVGSWMPGMLRELDSRGRKNPQAFSYDGVLSQGNGLLTVVEDASQHADLLRKLLNVPDEGRVKLDKGIGMDIDTQLLIISNPDLDVELDQYADRNGRDPLKALKRRLDKHEFGYLTNLSLEAELIRRELTSETAVWEAEGYADLESRVREGLTLSMRDGRGGAVERELAPHTIEAAALYSVVTRLDGEDTPGSRGLVDKALLFDQGYLQEGDERIDADEFDFDGDDGSHGVPVTYTRDVIADLLQGDADRQHPDLPVERVVMPDDVLDAMAEGLSDAPVFSRAEAAEYENRLAIVKSHIYDRQEADVLDALLAEKGVDEATVSEYVEHVFAWANDEQVDADRGPVDPDPLLMKVFETEHLGRFGEDAYSGAAPTDRVEEFRREKVITAINRYAWENRDEDFAIENVDVSEIPVIRAVLDAHDWGDVKRLFEGFDPAQWTDPPSETETERRKERTIEHLQAQGYTPASAELTSRKVMREVSYRWD; translated from the coding sequence ATGACGGACTACATTCGCGCGGGCGACGAGGAACTCTCCGGCGCGTACGAGGAGCCGATGAGCCTGGAGGCGTACGTCGAGCGGGTGCTCTCGAACCCCTCTATCGCCTCCCACGCCCCGAAATACCTCCTCGAAGCCATCGAGTCGATGGGGACGCGGACGGTGATCGAGGAGGGCGAGGAGCGCGAACGCTACCGCTTTTTCGACGACCCCGCCAACGACGGCGAACACGCCATCCTCGGCAACACGGCGGTGTTGAACGGGTTCGTCGACGATCTGCGGACCATCGCGGCCGACCGGGGTAAACGCGAGAAGATTATCTGGTTCGACGGACCGACGGCGACGGGGAAATCGGAGCTCAAGCGGTGTCTCATCAACGGCCTCCGGGAGTACTCCAAGACCGACGCCGGACGACGCTACACGGTCGAGTGGAACGTCGCCAGCGCCACCGAGGATCGCGGCCTGAGCTACGGCGACGGGATCGACCGCGAGGACGACTGGTACGAGAGCCCCGTCCAATCCCACCCGCTGTCGGTGTTTCCCGAGGGCGTCCGGTCGTCGTTGCTCGACGACCTCAACGAGGCGGACCAGCTCCCGACCCGCGTCGAGGCCGACCTCGATCCGTTCTGCCGCGAGGCGTACGACCTGCTCGAGGAGCGCTACCGGCGCAACGGGGGGACGAACCTCTTCTCCTCGCTCACCGATCCACGCCACCTCAGGGTGAAAAACTACGTCGTCGACGTGGGCAAGGGGATCGGGGTCCTCCACTCGGAGGACGACGGCTCGCCGAAGGAGCGACTGGTCGGCTCGTGGATGCCCGGGATGCTCCGCGAACTCGATTCGCGGGGTCGGAAGAACCCACAGGCGTTCTCCTACGACGGCGTGCTCTCGCAGGGCAACGGCCTGTTGACGGTCGTCGAGGACGCGTCCCAGCACGCCGACCTGCTCCGAAAGCTCCTGAACGTGCCCGACGAGGGGCGCGTCAAACTGGACAAGGGCATCGGAATGGACATCGACACACAGTTGCTCATCATCTCGAACCCCGACCTGGACGTGGAGCTCGACCAGTACGCGGACCGCAACGGGCGCGACCCGCTGAAGGCGCTCAAGCGTCGTCTCGACAAACACGAGTTCGGCTATCTGACCAACCTCTCGCTGGAGGCGGAGCTGATCCGTCGGGAACTGACCAGCGAGACGGCGGTCTGGGAGGCCGAGGGGTACGCCGACCTCGAATCGCGGGTTCGGGAGGGGCTGACGCTGTCGATGCGTGACGGGCGCGGCGGCGCCGTCGAGCGCGAACTCGCCCCCCACACGATCGAGGCGGCGGCGCTTTACAGCGTCGTCACCCGACTGGACGGCGAGGACACGCCGGGCAGTCGCGGGCTCGTCGACAAGGCGCTTCTGTTCGATCAGGGCTACCTGCAGGAAGGCGACGAACGGATCGACGCCGACGAGTTCGACTTCGACGGCGACGACGGTAGCCACGGCGTCCCCGTCACCTACACGCGGGACGTGATCGCCGACCTGCTCCAAGGGGACGCCGACCGCCAACATCCCGACCTGCCGGTCGAGCGGGTCGTCATGCCCGACGACGTGCTCGACGCGATGGCCGAAGGACTCTCCGATGCTCCCGTCTTCTCGCGGGCCGAGGCCGCGGAGTACGAGAACCGCCTCGCGATAGTCAAGAGTCACATCTACGACCGACAGGAGGCGGACGTGCTCGACGCGCTCTTAGCGGAGAAAGGCGTCGACGAGGCCACCGTCTCGGAGTACGTCGAACACGTCTTCGCGTGGGCGAACGACGAGCAAGTCGACGCCGACCGTGGCCCGGTCGACCCCGATCCGCTCCTGATGAAGGTGTTCGAGACGGAGCATCTCGGCCGGTTCGGCGAGGACGCCTACAGCGGGGCGGCGCCGACCGACCGCGTCGAGGAGTTCCGCCGCGAGAAGGTCATCACGGCCATCAACCGCTACGCGTGGGAGAATCGGGACGAGGATTTCGCCATCGAGAACGTCGACGTGAGCGAGATTCCGGTGATCCGGGCCGTCCTCGACGCTCACGACTGGGGCGACGTGAAGCGGCTGTTCGAGGGGTTCGACCCCGCGCAGTGGACGGACCCGCCGTCGGAGACTGAGACCGAACGGCGCAAGGAGCGAACGATCGAGCACCTGCAGGCACAGGGGTACACCCCCGCCTCGGCCGAACTGACCAGCCGCAAAGTGATGCGGGAGGTGAGCTACCGATGGGACTGA